ccatgcactTTTTTTTCTCCAAGCGAatgttgccatctagtggacatttgAAGGACCTGCAAACCAACAACATTTGTGGTCCAAGGCAAGCCAATTATACCTCACTGTATTGTTCATTCTGAAGTGCCCATATAGCCTCTCATCCTTCATAGTCATACACTCATTTTACTACTCAGTTTCAATATTTTTATAATTATACAGTGTCATAGTGCAGTAAGCGGATGGTGGGGAAATTAGGCAAAAGGCTGTCCTATTTCATTAGATTAATATGAAAATAGTCTACAATATAGGCTGAATAAATTCTCAATTTTCCAATGAAATTGTCAAATAAATGATTGATTAGCCGGCTTTCTGATCTCATATGTAATGGGTTTACCAGGCAAATGTCACTCCTTGACCAAAAGTGCAAGGTCACTCCTTAAGGGAAAACCCGCTGGAATTAGCAGTCCATGACGTCACTGTCAGCCGCTCTGTGGGTCAGTTCGAGGGTGTCACTAACGCAGCATATTCACTGATTTGCCAAATATATAGATGCATCTACGGCTTTTGAAGGCAAACCAGCGTAAACTCAATTTGTTTGAAGATTTGATCATCACACACCCTTTTTTGTGACGTGACGTTAAGACAAGGAAATGATGTAAACCAATAACAAGTCCGAAGAAAAACGAAACAGAAGTGTTTTGATCTTAGAAAATAAGTATCCGAGTTCTTTCAAGGTGTATTTTAATCACGTGTGAGTATTGAAATCGCGATTAATTTGTTAGGCCTAGGTGTAATGTGACGCACTAACAGTTTGGGAAGTAATTATTTCGTTTTTACCTAAGCTAGCTAAAGAAGCAGTCAAATATGGTACATTGTTGTATCGTTGAAGGTAACGTTTGGTAGAATTTCAAATGAGGAAGTGAAAGAGAAGGAGTAGGAGAAAAGGGGGCAGCCTTGGCAGCTGTCAGTCAACCCATGTTCTGAGTCGGTAGTGGTGCCTTTTGTGATGTTATTTTAGAGTATTTGGGGGTTAGCCCCGACTGGGACTGAACCACCGGTCCAGCGAAAGCTAACACCTTATGACGCGTTCAAACAAACTGGAAAATCTTCCGAGTTAAATGTGTTCATGACAACTGAGAATTCGGGGAAAAAACGAGCTCCGTCTTGAAagtgttttgaacggtcatccaacccCGAATTCCAAGTTGGGAACTCGGATCTCTTTCTCGAACGCCGACTTCCCGAACCttaagatcactgacgtcatgattcgacCTCGTTTTTTCCCGAgctcccagttgtcttgaaagcacaatAAACCCAGGGGTGtctgccctccatggaatgagtttgagtGACTGCTGGTTTTTGGTTCCTCCTTTCAATATGTGTCCAATTAAGACCAACAACCAAGTGAGGGGAGTTCTtaactaatcagtgaccttaacgtagcaatcaagtacaagggaggagtgaaaaccAGCAGACAAttagccctccatggaatgagtttgacacataaCCTTTTCAGTTtaaccagtgtttcccaaacccGGTCCTCGCAACCcaaaggggtgcacgttttggtttttgcccaaagcttgatgattagttggttatttgaatcagttgtgtagtgcTGGGGGCAGAAATGAAAACGCGCACCGAATTTGGGAAACACTGAGTTACAACAAGAGGTCCGTTACGCCAAAGGGTCGGAACCTCTTGAGGAGTTCGCTAGGTGTTGCTTTAAGGTCGCTACAATATACACTCCGTCACAGACCTGTGGAGGTTTATTAAATGACATGAAAAGTGGCCAGCACACTCAGGCAGGCTGCTGAGCTTCCTACCACGTGACAGCTGCTGATAAGATTATTCAATAACGGATATTGCCCAGTGTACATGAGTCATTGTGTGCAATAGTATTCCTTCACACCTCTGACAAGGCCGTGCTGTTGTTTTGATGCATACAGATCTAGAGGATATATAACATCTGATTGTCCTTGCACGGGGCTTCGCTAGAATCAGAATCCCTATTCTCATTCTAGTGTATTCCATGGTCTGAGAATGTATTGTCCACTTGCAtgtctccacacctcctcaccttGCTGTAGAATGATGGCGTCCAGCTCCCCCATGGTGAACGGGGACATCTCCCGGGGTCCTAGCTCCCACCCCGGCCACAGCCCCACCACAGGCACCCTGGAGGAAACACTGCAGCAGATGAACTGCCTCATCCAGGAGAACCGAGACCTGAAGGGTGAGGCATGGAAAGGGGACCAGAATGTGGTTCATCCTTAAAGCTCATTGAGAATCTCCTGTATGGGGCGGGGACATTAGGATGTTACGGCATATGAGGTTCTGATTGTCTTGCAATGGCTGATTATGTGATTGACTGCTCTGTCCGTGTGTGTTTTACAGTAATGTACTCTCTGTGTATCTTGACCTGTAGAGGCGCTGAAGCAAACCAACGTGTCGATGAAGGAGCGCTTCGAGGGTCTGTCTGTgtggagggagaagcagagggaggagaaggagttcCTGGAGGGGAGGCTGGATGAGGCGCGCGGCCGTATGGAGGCCCTCTCCTCACACAACCAGGAGCTCAGCATGAAGGTGGAGGAgctggagggaggagcagaggggaagggacaggtgagagagagagaaagggaaggctAGTGTTCACAAGGTTACTCTGGCTAGACCACACAATCAGCTTATTAAGTGAGAAATTATTGTATGGAGGATTCTTTGTAGATTTTGTATAACAAAATAAGAGGCTTAGAAAAGAAAGATGgtgttttaaaaaaatatatagtagaATATggatagatacagtgccttgcgaaagtattcggcccccttgaactttgcgaccttgtgccacatttcaggcttcaaacataaagatataaaactgtacaatacaacaacaagtgggacgcaatcatgaagtggaacgacatttattggatatttcaaacttttaacaaatcaaaaacagaaaaattgggcgtgcaaaattattcagcccccttaagttaatactttgtagcgccaccttttgctgcgattacagctgtaagtcgcttggggtatgtctctatcagttttgcacatcgagagactgaaattctttcccattcctccttgcaaaacagctcgagctcagtgaggttggatggagagcatttgtgaacagcagtttccagttctttccacagattctcgattggattcaggtctggactttgacttggccattctaacacctggatgtttattttttaaccattccattgtagattttgctttatgttttggatcattgtcttgttggaagacaaatctctgtcccagtctcaggtcttttgcagactccatcaggttttcttccagaatgatcctgtatttggctccatccatcttcccatcaattttaaccatcttccctgtccctgctgaagaaaagcaggcccaaaccatgatgctgccaccaccatgtttgacagtgggtatggtgtgttcagggtgatgagctgtgttgcttttacgccaaacataacgttttgcattgttgccaaaaagttcaattttggtttcatctgaccagagcaccttcttccacatgtttggtgtgtctcccaggtggcttgtggcaaactttaaacaatactttatggatatctttaagaaatggctttcttcttgccactcttccataaaggccagatttgtgcaatatacgactgattgttgtcctatggacagcgtctcccacctcagctgtagatctctgcagttcatccagagtgatcatgggcctcttggctgcatctctgatcagtcttctccttgtatgagctgaaagtttagagggacggccaggtcttggtagatttgcagtggtctgatactccttccatttcaatattatcgcttgcacagtgctccttgggatgtttaaagcttgggaaatctttttgtatccaaatccggctttaaacttcttcacaacagtatctcggacctgcctggtgtgttccttattctccatgatgctctctgcgcttttaacggacctctgagactatcacagtacaggtgcatttatacagagacttgattacacacaggtggattgtatttatcatcattagtcatttaggtcaacattggatcattcagagatcctcactgaacttctggagagagtttgctgcactgaaagtaaaggggctgaataattttgcacgcccaatttttcaatttttgatttgttaaaaaagtttgaaatatccaataaatgtcgttccacttcatgattgtgtcccacttgttgattcttcacaaaaaaatacagttttatatctttatgtttgaagcctgaaatgtggcaaaaggtcgcaaagttcaagggggccgaatactttcgcaaggcactgtatactgctGGGCAGACTGTTTTGTCTTTATCTGTGCTGTGTCACCTCCAGACCGagacagccaatcagaattcagaaCTGGAGGCGCTGCGTGCCCAACTGGTGCGTCTGCAGGCTGAGAAGAATGACCTGGTGGCCATGAACTCTGAACTCCAGTTAAAGACTGGTCAGGGGTCAGAGGATGACTCCTTCATAGAGATCATGTTTGCTGTGAGTGACACTCACTTACTCCATCCATTCAtattataagtgtgtgtgtcctgattttagcgtgtgtgtgtgtgtgtgtgtgtgtgtgtgtgtgtgtgtgtgtgtgtgtgtgtgtgtgtgtgtgtgtgtgtgtgtgtagaaagaGGATACTGGAAAGGAGCTGTATCATAATGAAAGGGACCCCAGGTATGACATGAGTGTATCCAGGCAGGAGTCTGAGGAGCTGACTGTCAGCCAGCTGCTCCAGTCCCTGAGGAAGGAGACCCAGAGGGTGGAGAAGCTACAAGTCGAGCTCCAGGCTACCAGATCCAGGTAGGCCGCATTTCTGCCTGGGCTTTATGTTTGGGTGGAACCGAAGAATGATGTTCCTATGTCTTTCAGAATCACAGAGCTGGAGGAGAAAGAAGCTATCACGGAGAGCTCCACACAGACCTCACTACTGCCAGAGGTGGTTTCCCCAGCGCTAGCCAACACAGCATGTGGTACTGAGCCAGAACCAGCGGAGGCGCCCCAACAGAACTCTGGGAAGGAGAAGGTAGATACAATGATAGGCTGGTTAAGAGCTTGTCTCTCACCCTGTAAGAACAGGCAAGTTATTGAGATTGAAATGTattaatgtacagtatgtaataGGGATTTTCCAGATGACTTAAAATAAGTTAAAGTAAATCAATGTGGTTTAATACAAGTTGCAACAGGGAGACACCTCCAGCACAGAAGCAGGCCCTTATATTCTCGTCTCACTCCACCAATGTTCTGTAAAAACCCGCTGAGAGGCTTGTAGGAAGTCACAACATCAGCTGCTACAGAATCACACTGCCCCAGAATATAATAACAATCAGTGTCCTTGGTCCTTGTACCGCCAGTCTGGCGTCAATCACTATCAACAGACATGAACAATacataacattcagtatcaagtCTAGTGACCATCAATCAGTACATGAGTGTCCCAAATAAAAACTGGAAATCCTGTGTATTACAGGAAGAGAAAACACAAATGAGCTAAGCGTTGTGTTATTTACTCTTAACTGAATATTAACTTTATTAAATGTCCCCATTACAATGTCCTGACCCTTAGCTTCTCGATCAGAACTGTCAGTTTGTTGGACTGTTCTCTGTTATGTGTCAGGCTGTGCCAGAGGTGGAGAATCTGAAGGCTCAGATGATGACCCTGTTTAATGAGCTACAGCAGGCTCAGAGCAAACTGGGCGAGGCTGAGGGCATGAAGAAGAACCTGCAggacaggtgagagagacagaggagagagctaCATAGACAATGGAAACATGTAAACTATGCTAACCTTGCTCATTCCCTTCCCACAATACACCCTTTCACTTtccctctatcccactctctgtatttctctatcTCTGTAGATGTAGGGATGTGGAGCAGGAGGTGGTGACTCTGACAGCCCAGCTGGTAGAGAAgcaggaggtacagagtgagaATGACAGACTGAAGCTGCAGGTGGACAGCATGAAGGCCCAGAGCCAGCTTGAGCAGAGgaaggctggagaggagaggtgggacaaCAGTCAAGCATGCACGCACACTCTCACTCAGACATATTCCTACTCCCCCAACACTATTGGGCCATTCCCTAGGGTGGGGTCTTGGGACAGAAATTCCCTGCTCCTCTtttgaaaccccccccccccccccccatcagtttcCACTGGTCAATGCCATGAGTTTCTATATCTAAATACTCCTTAGTCATCATGAGTCAGttgcccctcccctcctcaggACTAACCTGACCCAGCTGAAGAATGCCTACACCAAGCTATTCGAGGACTACAACGAGTTGAAGCAAGCGAGCAAGAACCAAGAGGTGACCACACTACTTAGCCTCTGTTAAACAGAAATCAGTCTAGTTTGGCACTTTGCACTGTTTTGTCCTTTGTCAAAATGGTATGGCATGGTGAAGGTGATGAATCTGACCGTTGCCCTCTGTGTGGCCTCCAGCCACTGGTCACTAAGGAGGTGGGAGACCTGCAGACCAGACTGGACGCAGCAGAGAAGGCCCTGGCTGCTAAGCAACAGCAGATAGATGTCATGAAGCAGGAGATGTATCAGAAGGAGAAGAAGCTGGAAACGATCTCTGTGTTTCAGGCTCAGGTAggttttctgtgtgtgttctcaatctagttgtgtgtgtgtgtgtgtcatgtgaatTATTCTGCGTTGAGCtggaggtttgtgtgtgtgtgtgtgtgtgtgtgtgtgtgttctcacacTTGGAAAAAAGATTACACCATTCTTATTTACTTAGTGAACTCTGTGTGAACATTTGGAGTTGTACAGCATCTCTTAAAAGTGACatttgagtgactgtcagtgaagGCAGCTTCTTTGTTAAACCAGTAATTCAATTAATTAAGGCTGAGTACCCTTCCAAAAAATTGTAACAGTTTATATTTTCATGAGGTGAAATAGGTGCCACTGTCTcttatttttatatttaaaaaataataataagtatACTTCAACTCAGACTGGCTTGATTTTAAATATGAATATGCATTAATGAATGAAATAATGAAATGAAACACAACACAAGAAGGTAGTTAGGCAATCTTTACTCGTCATTTGGGTCAAGAATTCAATAATCAGCAGTTTGACTTCCGTGTGCAGTACTGGTATCTCCAACGACGGTCTCTGGAAGTACACAATACATTTTGAGGTAAAGATTCTTGTTGTTGAAACATCGCTCCCCTGAACTACATCACACACATTGTACTCACTCATAATAATTTGAATGGTAGCTTCCGGCCCCAACTAGGTAGTTCAGGCCTGGGACTTGCCAAGAGATGACCTCATCAAAGTAGTTGATGTAGGGGGTCCACTGACAGTCCTGGTTGCGGTAGCTGTTGACTCGACAGCAGTAGAACTTCCACCTGTGACACAGTGATGGAAATcatacatgtatagtataacacacAGTCAAGATTGTCAGAAacttgttttctttcaaatacttcagTGGCACTTggtggaaccaatggaatagtcccaaaagtgcaaatgCTGCTCATATGGCACTCCAAGCAGGCTCAATCAACCGCTCAAAGTATTTGGAAAGAAATGAAATGTACCAATTGAACATAGGATCTGGTAAACATTGAGGTTTTACTCACCTTCTGTCCTCATAGTAGTTGTAATGATAGCTGTTCATCCCAGTTAGGACATAGGTTTGGGGGCATTTGAAGCTGAACTCTTGATCAAAGTCATTTACGTAAGGAGACCAGAGGCACTCAGGCTCTGAGACAAATGTGTCTTTACACTCAAAGTCCCACACACGGTCTTCATAGTAGTTGACATGCTGACTGAAATTAGATGCATGACAATGCACATATTAATAGTTGAAATGATTTGAAAACAAAAAAATGCATTTGAAGTTGTTTAATTTGATATGCCCAATATCAACAGTGCAGCGCACCTACTGGTCTATGCAGAACAATGAGATAATTTGGTTTCTAATTGGTGAT
The genomic region above belongs to Oncorhynchus masou masou isolate Uvic2021 chromosome 27, UVic_Omas_1.1, whole genome shotgun sequence and contains:
- the LOC135515917 gene encoding optineurin-like, with translation MMASSSPMVNGDISRGPSSHPGHSPTTGTLEETLQQMNCLIQENRDLKEALKQTNVSMKERFEGLSVWREKQREEKEFLEGRLDEARGRMEALSSHNQELSMKVEELEGGAEGKGQTETANQNSELEALRAQLVRLQAEKNDLVAMNSELQLKTGQGSEDDSFIEIMFAKEDTGKELYHNERDPRYDMSVSRQESEELTVSQLLQSLRKETQRVEKLQVELQATRSRITELEEKEAITESSTQTSLLPEVVSPALANTACGTEPEPAEAPQQNSGKEKAVPEVENLKAQMMTLFNELQQAQSKLGEAEGMKKNLQDRCRDVEQEVVTLTAQLVEKQEVQSENDRLKLQVDSMKAQSQLEQRKAGEERTNLTQLKNAYTKLFEDYNELKQASKNQEPLVTKEVGDLQTRLDAAEKALAAKQQQIDVMKQEMYQKEKKLETISVFQAQAEVYSSDFYAERAAREKIHEEKERLSAQLDFVKKQNTQLQDEMDSLGRQSLSDMQRRHMPRGGNPHGGAAPHNMEGARGGDARDWQQQGNIPEHVCPKCNEILPDLDSLQIHIMDCII
- the LOC135515918 gene encoding millepora cytotoxin-1-like, translating into MESVYRFLACVLQNSDGKLFDQPLQFNCPSRQSISHIKSQHVNYYEDRVWDFECKDTFVSEPECLWSPYVNDFDQEFSFKCPQTYVLTGMNSYHYNYYEDRRWKFYCCRVNSYRNQDCQWTPYINYFDEVISWQVPGLNYLVGAGSYHSNYYEDRRWRYQYCTRKSNC